A genomic stretch from Rhodomicrobium vannielii ATCC 17100 includes:
- a CDS encoding ligase-associated DNA damage response DEXH box helicase: protein MAKRRTSENLQEANPRDGASGDDGEHVLPSYVEAWFAARGWTARPWQRAMVEAFRERRSTLLIAPTGGGKTLSGFLPSLIDIHETRSQGIHTLYISPLKALTNDIERNLMRPIAEMDLAVSVESRTGDTPQSKRARQRRAPPNLFLTTPESLMLMLSSPDAERLFAGLRAVIVDEVHSFAATKRGDFTALALSRLAALAPQAVRFGLSATVADPAALAAWLGPVGVPAALLQSGLPMDPDIRLLVPEETRMPYGGFMARYAVPEIYDAIRRAGTSIVFVNTRAQAELMLQMLWDANEENLPIAVYHGSLSREQRRKAEAMMAAGKIRSVVATAALELGIDWGDVDLVIQVAAPKGVSRLLQRVGRSNHRLDEPSRAFLVPANRFEALECRAALTAIEKGQLDGEAPGPGSLDVVAQHILSCACSGPIDPAALFHEVRTALPYADLPRETFDRLFQFAIDGGYVLRAYDRYKRLTALPNGRFRIANPHVARRHRQNIGVIVEAARLRVMRLSGKGRGGRVLGEVEEYFAQGLTPGDTFFFAGELLAFVGVRDMTLEARPAAGGEPKVPAYSGGQMPLSTFLADGVRDLLADPAQWSTLPPDVREWLDLQARFSAIPRADRLLVEHFLEGRFYRTVFYTFAGRRANQTLGMLITRRMEHLGLKPISFQITDYGLVVSHIAPATSDHVAQFLAPDILGDELEEWILESPMLKRSFRHVATVTGLVEQQNNAARKSMRQMTISTDLIYDVLRRHEPDHILLKVTRRDAERELLDLKRLSELLTRYRDRFLFIELSRASPFSIPVLTDVRTEQVRGSGVEHLLAQAAIMHDAEDMMEEVRAAVAGRVLH from the coding sequence ATGGCGAAACGACGAACATCCGAGAATTTGCAAGAGGCTAACCCGCGAGACGGCGCTTCGGGCGACGACGGCGAACATGTGCTTCCGTCTTATGTCGAGGCGTGGTTCGCGGCGCGCGGCTGGACGGCGCGGCCATGGCAGCGCGCGATGGTCGAGGCGTTCCGCGAGCGCCGCTCCACGCTGCTCATCGCGCCGACCGGCGGCGGCAAGACGCTGTCCGGCTTCCTGCCGAGCCTCATCGACATCCACGAGACGCGTAGCCAAGGCATCCACACACTCTACATCTCGCCGCTGAAGGCGCTGACGAACGACATTGAGCGCAACCTCATGCGTCCCATCGCCGAGATGGACCTCGCCGTGAGCGTCGAAAGCCGCACGGGCGACACCCCGCAATCGAAGCGCGCCCGCCAGCGTCGCGCGCCGCCGAACCTGTTCCTCACCACGCCCGAAAGCCTGATGCTGATGCTCTCGTCACCCGACGCGGAACGCCTGTTCGCCGGGCTTCGCGCGGTGATCGTGGACGAGGTGCACAGTTTTGCGGCGACGAAGCGGGGCGATTTCACGGCGCTCGCCCTGTCGCGCCTCGCCGCGCTCGCGCCGCAGGCGGTACGCTTCGGCCTCTCGGCAACGGTGGCGGACCCTGCCGCGCTCGCGGCGTGGCTCGGCCCGGTCGGCGTGCCTGCCGCGCTTTTGCAATCCGGGCTGCCGATGGACCCGGATATTCGCCTGCTGGTGCCGGAAGAGACGCGCATGCCATACGGCGGCTTCATGGCGCGCTACGCCGTGCCCGAAATCTACGACGCGATCCGCCGCGCTGGCACCTCCATCGTCTTCGTGAACACGCGCGCGCAGGCGGAACTCATGCTGCAAATGCTTTGGGACGCGAACGAGGAAAACCTGCCGATCGCGGTCTATCACGGCTCGCTCAGTCGCGAGCAGCGCCGCAAGGCCGAGGCGATGATGGCGGCGGGCAAGATCCGCAGCGTGGTGGCGACAGCGGCGCTGGAGCTTGGCATCGACTGGGGCGACGTCGATCTCGTGATCCAGGTGGCCGCGCCGAAGGGCGTCAGTCGCCTGCTTCAGCGCGTCGGCCGCTCGAACCACCGGCTCGATGAGCCGAGCCGCGCGTTTCTCGTGCCCGCGAACCGCTTCGAGGCGCTGGAATGCCGCGCCGCGCTCACGGCAATCGAGAAGGGCCAACTCGACGGCGAGGCGCCCGGCCCCGGCTCGCTCGACGTGGTGGCGCAGCATATCCTCAGTTGCGCGTGCAGCGGCCCCATCGACCCGGCCGCGCTGTTCCACGAAGTTCGCACCGCGCTCCCCTACGCCGATCTCCCGCGCGAGACGTTCGACCGGCTGTTCCAGTTCGCCATCGACGGCGGCTATGTGCTGCGGGCCTACGACCGCTACAAGCGCCTCACCGCGTTGCCCAACGGCCGCTTCCGCATCGCTAACCCGCATGTTGCGCGGCGGCATCGGCAGAATATCGGCGTGATCGTGGAGGCGGCGCGGCTCAGGGTGATGCGGCTGTCCGGCAAGGGGCGCGGCGGGCGCGTACTCGGCGAAGTGGAAGAATATTTCGCGCAAGGGCTGACGCCGGGCGACACGTTTTTCTTCGCGGGCGAACTGCTGGCCTTCGTCGGCGTCCGCGACATGACGCTTGAAGCGCGCCCCGCGGCGGGCGGCGAGCCGAAGGTGCCGGCCTATTCCGGCGGGCAGATGCCGCTGTCCACGTTCCTCGCGGATGGCGTGCGCGATCTGCTTGCCGATCCGGCGCAGTGGAGCACGCTTCCGCCTGACGTGCGCGAATGGCTCGACCTTCAGGCGCGCTTCTCGGCGATCCCGCGCGCCGACCGGCTCCTCGTGGAGCACTTCCTCGAAGGGCGCTTCTACCGCACGGTGTTCTACACCTTCGCGGGCCGTCGCGCGAACCAGACGCTCGGCATGCTCATCACGCGGCGGATGGAGCATCTCGGGCTGAAGCCGATCAGCTTCCAGATCACCGATTACGGCCTCGTCGTCTCGCATATCGCCCCGGCGACGAGCGATCACGTTGCGCAGTTTCTGGCACCCGACATCCTCGGCGACGAACTGGAGGAATGGATCCTCGAAAGCCCGATGCTGAAGCGATCCTTCCGCCATGTCGCGACCGTGACCGGCCTCGTCGAGCAGCAGAACAACGCGGCGCGCAAGTCCATGCGGCAGATGACGATCTCGACCGACCTCATCTACGACGTGCTGCGCCGTCACGAGCCGGACCACATCCTGCTCAAGGTGACGCGGCGCGATGCCGAACGCGAATTGCTCGACCTCAAGCGCCTGTCCGAGCTTTTGACGCGCTATCGCGACCGCTTCCTCTTCATCGAACTCTCGCGCGCCTCGCCCTTTTCGATCCCGGTGCTGACGGACGTGCGCACGGAGCAGGTGCGCGGCTCCGGCGTGGAGCATCTGCTTGCGCAGGCCGCGATCATGCATGACGCGGAGGACATGATGGAGGAGGTCCGCGCGGCGGTCGCCGGGCGCGTGCTTCACTGA